A genomic window from Gammaproteobacteria bacterium includes:
- a CDS encoding phosphoenolpyruvate carboxylase has translation MTGHWYARVVDLHKRDAALRADIRRLGNQLGDSLVRQEGPDLLDLVEDVRAVTRGLRDSGTTGDDALDALLGGLDLATLSTLVRAFTAYFYLANVAEQTHRLDELAARTRRQRGWLESTVDQVDAAGLDRVEIKRMLERLELRPVFTAHPTEASRRSILTKLNAVAELLDERLDTRSTEADKRRIDRRLAELIDLIWQTDELRRDRPDPRDEAASVIYYLDELFRGSVPEVLDGYATEMMRLGIDVAIDHTPIRFGTWVGGDRDGNPFVTAAVTDDVLAAQHDHAMRNLIGAVEALAGDLSTSSKIRCVSDELLASLEVDRSLLPRVFERFGVLNAEEPYRLKLAYIHQRLVNTRERMASGSRHMPGKGYGTIGEVLEELALIHRSLVANRGGLVAAGMVARLTRTAATFGFHLATMDIRQLAAKHHQAIAELFDRLEVPYDELDAAGRTEKLAEELEGRRPMTTTAAAVSEETAATLDVFRTIGRVKERYGTELIESYIISMTRDVDDVLAAAVLAREVGLIDVPGHIAELGFVPLLETTEELQMAGDLFDRLLSVKPYREIVRLRGGIQEVMLGYSDSNKAGGITTSQWEIYKAQQQLRDVARKHGVVLRLFHGRGGTIGRGGGPTHEAILAQPFGTVDGPIKITEQGEVIADKYGLPELAARNLELALSAVIEASLLHQSPRQPEEQLARWHETMDAVSDAAYATYRDLIGDPGLVEYFLSATPVDELGALNIGSRPSRRPNGTGSLDDLRAIPWVFGWTQSRQIIPGWFGVGSGLAAARHAGHGATIGEMYENWSFFRTFMSNVEMTLAKTDLGIAKRYVQALVATDHYHLFDTIEAEYHRTIDEVLAITGERTLLEVNPVLQRTLRVRDTYLQPLHHLQVNLLVRSRNADGDDSVLRRALLLTVNGIAAGLRNTG, from the coding sequence ATGACAGGCCATTGGTACGCTCGTGTGGTGGACCTTCACAAGCGAGATGCGGCGTTACGAGCGGATATTCGACGGCTGGGAAACCAGCTGGGGGATTCGTTGGTCCGTCAGGAGGGCCCCGACCTGCTCGATCTCGTCGAGGACGTACGGGCGGTCACGAGGGGATTGCGCGACTCGGGGACGACCGGGGACGATGCACTCGACGCACTGCTCGGCGGCCTCGACCTGGCAACGCTGAGCACACTGGTGAGGGCGTTCACCGCCTATTTCTATCTTGCCAACGTGGCTGAGCAGACGCACCGACTCGACGAGTTGGCTGCTCGTACCCGACGGCAGCGGGGCTGGTTGGAGAGCACGGTCGACCAGGTCGACGCTGCCGGGTTGGACAGAGTGGAGATCAAGCGGATGCTGGAGCGGCTGGAGCTGCGTCCGGTGTTCACGGCTCATCCGACAGAGGCCTCTCGGCGTTCGATCCTCACCAAGCTCAACGCGGTCGCCGAGCTGCTCGACGAGCGTCTTGATACGCGCTCCACGGAGGCAGACAAGCGTCGAATCGACCGTCGCCTCGCCGAGCTGATCGACCTCATCTGGCAGACGGACGAGCTTCGCCGGGATCGTCCAGATCCCAGGGACGAAGCAGCGTCGGTGATCTACTACCTCGACGAGCTGTTCAGAGGGTCTGTGCCGGAGGTCCTCGACGGGTATGCCACCGAGATGATGCGTCTCGGGATCGACGTCGCGATCGATCACACGCCGATCCGATTCGGCACGTGGGTGGGTGGCGACCGCGATGGAAACCCGTTCGTGACGGCGGCCGTCACCGACGATGTGTTGGCGGCTCAGCACGATCACGCGATGCGCAACCTCATTGGAGCGGTCGAGGCATTGGCCGGGGATCTGTCGACGTCGTCGAAGATTCGTTGTGTCAGCGATGAGTTGCTTGCGAGCCTCGAGGTGGACCGATCGCTGCTACCAAGGGTGTTCGAGCGGTTCGGTGTCCTCAACGCGGAGGAGCCGTATCGGCTCAAGTTGGCCTACATCCACCAGCGGCTCGTCAACACCAGGGAGCGTATGGCTTCGGGCTCCCGGCACATGCCCGGCAAGGGTTATGGCACCATCGGTGAGGTACTCGAGGAACTCGCTCTGATCCACCGATCGCTCGTAGCGAACCGGGGCGGATTGGTGGCCGCAGGCATGGTTGCCCGGCTGACGCGCACGGCCGCGACTTTCGGGTTTCATCTGGCGACCATGGACATCCGCCAGCTCGCCGCGAAACACCACCAGGCGATCGCCGAACTGTTCGACCGGCTCGAGGTCCCCTACGACGAGCTCGACGCCGCCGGTCGAACCGAGAAGCTGGCCGAGGAGCTGGAGGGCCGACGGCCGATGACCACCACCGCTGCGGCGGTGAGCGAGGAGACGGCAGCCACTCTCGATGTGTTCCGAACCATCGGTCGTGTCAAGGAGCGGTACGGAACCGAGCTCATCGAGAGCTACATCATCTCGATGACTCGTGACGTCGACGATGTCCTCGCCGCTGCCGTCCTGGCTCGCGAGGTGGGACTCATCGATGTGCCCGGGCACATCGCCGAGCTTGGTTTCGTGCCGCTGCTCGAGACCACCGAAGAGCTTCAGATGGCAGGGGACCTGTTCGACCGCCTCCTGAGCGTCAAGCCATATCGAGAGATCGTCCGCCTTCGGGGTGGCATCCAAGAAGTGATGCTCGGCTACTCGGATTCGAACAAGGCTGGTGGCATCACCACATCTCAGTGGGAGATCTACAAGGCGCAGCAGCAGCTGCGCGACGTCGCCAGAAAGCACGGTGTCGTACTCCGGCTGTTCCACGGGCGCGGCGGCACGATCGGTCGAGGTGGCGGACCGACGCATGAGGCGATCCTCGCCCAGCCGTTCGGGACCGTTGATGGGCCTATCAAGATCACCGAACAGGGCGAGGTGATCGCCGACAAGTACGGCCTTCCCGAGCTGGCCGCACGCAATCTGGAGCTGGCCCTGTCCGCGGTCATCGAAGCATCGCTGCTGCATCAGTCGCCGCGTCAACCCGAAGAACAGCTCGCTCGATGGCACGAAACCATGGATGCGGTGAGCGATGCCGCCTACGCAACGTATCGTGATCTGATCGGGGATCCGGGGCTCGTCGAGTACTTCCTCTCTGCGACTCCTGTCGACGAGTTGGGGGCTCTCAACATCGGTTCACGGCCATCACGGCGTCCCAACGGCACCGGGTCACTGGATGATCTCAGGGCGATCCCCTGGGTGTTCGGCTGGACTCAGTCACGCCAGATCATCCCGGGATGGTTCGGGGTTGGATCGGGACTCGCCGCCGCCCGTCATGCAGGGCATGGGGCAACGATCGGTGAGATGTATGAAAACTGGTCGTTCTTTCGGACCTTCATGTCGAATGTCGAGATGACCCTCGCCAAGACGGATCTCGGAATCGCCAAACGGTACGTACAGGCTCTCGTCGCCACGGACCATTACCACCTGTTCGACACCATCGAAGCGGAATACCATCGAACGATCGACGAGGTTCTCGCCATCACGGGCGAACGCACGCTGCTCGAAGTCAACCCCGTTCTCCAACGTACCCTGCGAGTCCGAGACACCTATCTGCAACCGCTTCACCACCTCCAAGTGAACTTGCTGGTGCGTTCACGGAACGCAGATGGCGATGACTCGGTCCTGCGACGAGCGCTGCTGCTCACGGTCAACGGCATCGCAGCCGGCCTCCGCAACACAGGATGA
- a CDS encoding anthranilate synthase component I, with protein sequence MQTPFDIAADLHTPVSAYLRLEPLGPRYLLESVEGGHQGRYSFIGFGETLHIAVEPEGVRVGGELVSSEPLGGLRIALERAPQCGPFMSDQPFSGGLVGVAAFDLVRRFYPLPQAPHVSTQPEAAYMATESILVFDHLTRRVAVLHAGAESDREALRREVIRVLRGPVEVRNGSRGHEPPTLSMSKDQFISGVETVKRHITAGDVYQLVLSINFAGRTSVQPFAAYRALRLLNPSPYMYFVDFGDRQVVGSSPEALAKLSGARAELRPIAGTRPRGDNDEHDKLLERQLLADPKEAAEHVMLVDLARNDLGRTAVAGSIKVDPYRIIERYSHVMHMVSGVTGEMRPGLDALDLFRATFPAGTVSGAPKLRAIELIDELEPVSRGLYSGSVGYFGHGGSMDQAITIRTMVLGEGGYSYQAGAGIVADSDPAREYEEVLSKAAALEAAFALAKEGL encoded by the coding sequence ATGCAGACACCATTCGACATCGCAGCCGACCTGCACACACCGGTCTCGGCATATCTGCGGTTGGAGCCGTTGGGTCCCCGCTACCTGCTCGAGAGCGTGGAGGGAGGGCATCAAGGTCGGTATTCGTTCATCGGTTTCGGTGAGACGCTTCATATCGCCGTCGAGCCTGAGGGCGTGCGCGTCGGCGGCGAACTCGTTTCGAGTGAACCGCTCGGTGGTCTGAGGATTGCACTCGAGAGGGCACCGCAGTGTGGCCCCTTCATGTCGGATCAGCCCTTCTCAGGAGGTCTCGTTGGTGTAGCGGCATTCGACCTGGTTCGGCGGTTCTATCCGTTGCCGCAGGCGCCGCACGTATCGACACAGCCCGAAGCCGCCTACATGGCGACCGAGTCGATCCTGGTCTTCGATCACCTGACCCGGCGCGTCGCGGTCCTCCATGCGGGAGCAGAATCCGACCGAGAAGCGCTCCGCCGGGAAGTGATCAGAGTTTTGCGTGGTCCCGTCGAGGTACGGAACGGTTCGAGAGGGCACGAGCCGCCAACTCTGAGCATGTCGAAGGATCAGTTCATTTCCGGCGTCGAGACGGTGAAGCGTCACATCACTGCCGGCGACGTCTATCAACTGGTCCTCTCGATCAACTTCGCGGGCAGGACTTCTGTCCAGCCCTTCGCCGCATACCGGGCACTCCGGCTTCTCAATCCATCGCCGTACATGTACTTCGTCGATTTCGGGGATCGCCAGGTGGTCGGCTCCTCGCCCGAGGCGCTCGCCAAACTCAGCGGCGCGAGAGCCGAGCTTCGACCGATCGCCGGTACTCGCCCGCGAGGTGACAACGACGAACACGACAAGCTCCTGGAGCGCCAGCTCCTGGCCGACCCCAAGGAGGCCGCCGAGCATGTGATGCTCGTGGACCTGGCGCGTAACGATCTTGGCCGTACGGCTGTGGCGGGCTCGATCAAGGTCGATCCGTACCGCATCATCGAACGTTACAGCCACGTCATGCACATGGTGAGCGGTGTCACCGGTGAGATGCGTCCCGGCCTCGACGCTCTGGATCTCTTTCGCGCCACGTTCCCCGCAGGAACGGTGTCTGGAGCGCCGAAGCTGCGGGCCATCGAGCTGATTGACGAGCTGGAGCCGGTGTCCCGGGGTCTCTATTCCGGTTCTGTCGGGTACTTCGGCCATGGCGGCTCGATGGACCAGGCCATCACGATCCGCACGATGGTGTTGGGAGAGGGTGGATACAGCTACCAGGCGGGTGCGGGAATCGTCGCCGACAGCGACCCGGCGCGCGAATACGAAGAAGTCCTGTCCAAAGCGGCGGCGCTCGAAGCGGCCTTCGCACTGGCAAAGGAGGGTCTATGA
- a CDS encoding N-(5'-phosphoribosyl)anthranilate isomerase, which translates to MRIHVKICGITDLRGATVAAEAGADSVGFVFASSLRQITPEEAARLARGLPKGIDRVAVFLRPTAAELARTLAVFDADAVQADHTYLQELDGRRLLPVFRETERVDAELDAYVGSTTDRRLVYEGPRSGVGRTVDWTRAFGVARRGQVTLAGGLHPDNVGEAIRTVRPFGVDVSSGVESKPGVKDPGRLRAFVEAVREAEKALVGT; encoded by the coding sequence ATGAGGATCCATGTCAAGATCTGTGGCATTACCGACCTTCGTGGGGCAACCGTGGCGGCAGAAGCCGGCGCCGACTCGGTCGGGTTCGTGTTTGCGTCTTCTCTGCGGCAGATCACGCCGGAAGAGGCGGCCCGGCTTGCACGAGGGCTTCCGAAGGGCATCGATCGGGTGGCCGTGTTCCTTCGTCCGACGGCCGCCGAGCTCGCGCGAACCCTCGCCGTGTTCGATGCCGACGCCGTTCAGGCAGATCACACCTATCTCCAGGAGCTGGACGGCAGACGGCTGCTGCCGGTGTTCCGGGAGACGGAGCGTGTCGACGCCGAACTCGACGCGTATGTAGGGAGCACGACTGATCGCAGGCTCGTCTACGAGGGACCCCGCAGCGGTGTGGGCCGTACGGTCGACTGGACCCGTGCCTTCGGTGTCGCCCGTCGCGGCCAGGTGACGTTGGCGGGTGGTCTTCACCCCGACAACGTGGGTGAGGCCATCAGGACGGTTCGCCCCTTTGGTGTTGACGTCAGTAGTGGTGTGGAGTCCAAGCCCGGTGTGAAGGACCCGGGCCGGCTCCGTGCGTTCGTCGAAGCGGTCCGAGAGGCCGAGAAAGCGTTGGTGGGAACATGA
- a CDS encoding indole-3-glycerol-phosphate synthase TrpC: MFDFLATMAESSRSRAEATRRRFGVTGLSSRAVSARPAQPLVLSSDGFDLIAEAKLTSPADGPLLTDSDPQGAVVKLARSYAEAGAAAVSVLTEPTRFDGHLEYLEAAASAVGVPMLCKDFLVDPIQVIQARAAGASGVLLIAKMMDSSLLQEMTAVANELGMFALVEIFDERDLELASVVFDAGVFVGVNSRNLTTLDVDSRCLASLAPLLPEHLPWVAESGVRTFADAAAAARLGYRLALVGTALVTSNEPGVTTRAMIAAGRKARRAEPVS, from the coding sequence ATGTTTGATTTCCTGGCCACGATGGCCGAGTCCAGCCGCAGCCGGGCTGAAGCGACACGACGCAGGTTCGGTGTGACGGGGCTCTCCTCGCGTGCCGTGTCTGCTCGACCGGCTCAGCCTCTGGTCCTGTCCTCGGATGGTTTCGATCTGATCGCCGAGGCGAAGCTGACGAGTCCCGCCGACGGTCCGCTTCTCACAGACAGCGACCCGCAGGGCGCCGTGGTGAAACTCGCCCGGTCCTATGCGGAAGCGGGTGCCGCCGCTGTATCGGTCTTGACGGAGCCGACGCGCTTCGACGGCCACCTCGAGTATCTGGAAGCGGCGGCTTCGGCGGTGGGCGTGCCGATGCTCTGCAAAGACTTCCTGGTGGATCCGATCCAGGTGATCCAGGCTCGAGCCGCCGGCGCATCGGGGGTGCTCCTCATCGCCAAGATGATGGATTCTTCCCTTCTGCAGGAGATGACGGCAGTTGCCAACGAGCTCGGCATGTTCGCTCTCGTCGAGATCTTCGATGAGAGAGACCTCGAGCTGGCATCAGTCGTATTCGATGCCGGTGTTTTCGTCGGGGTCAACTCTCGGAACCTGACCACCCTGGACGTCGATTCGAGATGCCTGGCGTCTCTTGCCCCGTTGCTTCCCGAGCACCTTCCCTGGGTCGCGGAGAGCGGTGTGAGAACTTTTGCAGATGCCGCGGCGGCTGCTCGCCTCGGATACCGGCTGGCTCTGGTCGGAACGGCGCTGGTGACCTCGAATGAGCCGGGCGTCACCACCAGGGCCATGATCGCCGCCGGCCGAAAGGCTAGGCGGGCGGAGCCGGTGTCATGA
- a CDS encoding tryptophan synthase subunit alpha, whose protein sequence is MSESVGSKVISDAIRDSSGPAICAYITAGYPTLETFPDILTAVARSATVVEIGVPFTDPMADGLTIQRASHVALGNGVTLEWIFELLVDQQESLGAPHLLMGYYNPFLAFGLDRLAAAMIDSRTSGLIVPDLPLEEDAPIAKVLEPEGLALVKLVTPTTSPDRLARIATTSRGFVYVVTRTAVTGGKAELGVEEFAYLDRVRSAASLPVMAGFGVRSRSQVEALSGHVDGVIVGSALIDAIDRGEDPGAFLDGLRVVEVQA, encoded by the coding sequence ATGTCTGAGTCGGTTGGTTCCAAGGTGATCTCCGACGCGATTCGGGACTCTTCGGGGCCCGCCATCTGCGCCTACATAACGGCCGGCTACCCGACGCTGGAAACCTTCCCGGACATCCTGACCGCGGTGGCACGATCTGCCACCGTGGTGGAGATCGGGGTGCCGTTCACAGATCCGATGGCCGACGGGCTGACCATCCAGAGGGCGAGTCACGTCGCGTTGGGCAACGGCGTCACTCTGGAGTGGATCTTCGAACTGCTCGTAGATCAACAGGAGAGTCTGGGCGCTCCTCACCTGCTCATGGGCTACTACAACCCATTCCTGGCATTCGGTCTCGATCGGCTCGCGGCGGCGATGATCGATTCCCGCACGTCGGGTCTGATCGTCCCCGATCTTCCCTTGGAGGAGGACGCTCCGATCGCAAAGGTGCTGGAGCCCGAGGGCTTGGCCTTGGTCAAGCTCGTCACACCCACCACATCTCCTGATCGTCTCGCCCGGATCGCTACGACGAGCAGGGGATTCGTCTATGTGGTGACCAGGACCGCGGTCACCGGCGGTAAGGCAGAGCTAGGTGTCGAGGAGTTCGCGTATCTGGATCGTGTGCGGTCGGCGGCGTCGCTGCCGGTGATGGCCGGGTTCGGAGTTCGCAGCCGGAGTCAGGTCGAAGCGCTTTCCGGCCATGTCGACGGGGTGATCGTGGGGAGCGCCCTGATCGACGCGATCGATCGGGGCGAAGATCCGGGCGCGTTTCTCGATGGACTACGGGTCGTGGAGGTGCAGGCGTGA
- a CDS encoding anthranilate/aminodeoxychorismate synthase component II (TrpG; with TrpE catalyzes the formation of anthranilate and glutamate from chorismate and glutamine; TrpG provides the glutamine amidotransferase activity) produces the protein MNHHVLMIDNYDSFTYNLVQAFMTLDAEVSVMTNDQITVDAAIALEPSHLVVSPGPGRPEGAGVSMAVIEAFAERVPILGVCLGHQAVAAVFGSTIGPAQTLMHGKVSPVYHDRRTIFQGLSNPLRAGRYHSLAVAEEGLAPELMISAYTSEGEIMGIRHRELPIEGVQFHPESVLTPMGDRLLQNFLELSPAKISQPLMAVSP, from the coding sequence ATGAACCACCACGTGTTGATGATCGACAACTACGACTCGTTTACCTACAACCTGGTCCAAGCCTTCATGACCTTGGACGCCGAGGTGAGTGTCATGACCAACGACCAGATCACGGTGGACGCCGCGATAGCTCTCGAGCCCAGTCACCTGGTCGTCTCACCGGGACCGGGTCGGCCGGAGGGCGCAGGCGTCTCGATGGCCGTCATCGAGGCCTTCGCCGAGCGTGTCCCCATCTTGGGCGTCTGTCTCGGCCATCAGGCGGTGGCTGCCGTGTTCGGCAGCACGATCGGTCCTGCGCAGACGCTCATGCACGGGAAGGTATCCCCGGTGTATCACGACAGACGCACCATCTTCCAGGGACTCTCCAACCCGTTGCGGGCGGGCAGATATCACTCCCTGGCCGTGGCCGAGGAGGGGCTGGCTCCCGAGCTGATGATCTCGGCCTATACGTCAGAGGGAGAGATAATGGGCATTCGTCATCGGGAACTTCCGATCGAGGGGGTCCAGTTCCACCCCGAGAGTGTGCTCACACCAATGGGTGACCGGCTCCTGCAGAACTTTCTCGAACTCAGTCCGGCGAAGATCTCCCAGCCTCTCATGGCGGTCTCGCCATGA
- the trpB gene encoding tryptophan synthase subunit beta: MTVTTASLLDQVLQGKPPPQGRFGPYGGAFVPETLIGVLDRLERRAVELLADPGFLGELEREQRDFIGRPTALTPAPSLGARWGAEVYLKREDLCHTGAHKINNALGQALIARRLGVERIVAETGAGQHGVATAAAAARVGLPCTVYMGAIDAQRQKPNLERMKLLGAEVILVEAGDQTLRAAIDEAMRAWVADPEGTYYLLGSVVGPHPYPWMVREFQSVIGNEARAQLIASGVDLPGVAVACVGGGSNAIGLFRGFLGDPGVELLGIEAAGRGGAGDPHSATLGTGSPGVLHGAMTPLLQDGDGQILETHSIAPGLDYPGVGPEHALLRDLGRARYESVTDDEAVDALHECSAVEGILPALESAHALAGARRWARDHQGGRIVIGLSGRGDKDLQLLTGEVSHV, from the coding sequence ATGACCGTGACAACTGCTTCGCTCCTGGATCAGGTACTCCAAGGCAAGCCGCCACCACAGGGTAGGTTCGGACCGTACGGGGGAGCATTCGTCCCCGAGACGCTGATCGGAGTGCTGGACAGGCTCGAACGTCGCGCCGTCGAGCTGCTCGCCGACCCCGGGTTCCTTGGCGAGTTGGAGAGGGAACAACGTGACTTCATCGGACGGCCCACGGCGCTGACCCCAGCCCCGTCGCTCGGTGCACGCTGGGGAGCGGAGGTCTATCTCAAGAGAGAGGATCTCTGCCACACGGGCGCGCACAAGATCAACAACGCATTGGGTCAGGCGCTGATCGCTCGTCGACTGGGAGTCGAACGGATCGTCGCCGAGACGGGAGCAGGACAGCACGGTGTCGCGACGGCCGCTGCCGCCGCCAGAGTCGGACTTCCCTGCACCGTGTACATGGGGGCGATCGACGCGCAGCGTCAGAAGCCCAATCTGGAGCGGATGAAACTGCTCGGCGCAGAGGTGATCCTCGTCGAGGCCGGCGACCAGACGCTGCGGGCGGCGATCGACGAGGCGATGCGCGCTTGGGTCGCCGATCCTGAAGGCACCTACTACCTGCTGGGTTCGGTCGTCGGTCCGCACCCCTATCCGTGGATGGTGCGCGAGTTCCAGTCGGTCATCGGCAACGAGGCCCGGGCACAACTGATCGCTTCGGGGGTCGACCTCCCCGGCGTGGCGGTTGCCTGTGTCGGGGGCGGATCGAATGCGATTGGGCTGTTCCGAGGATTCCTGGGTGACCCCGGTGTGGAGCTGTTGGGGATCGAAGCCGCCGGACGAGGAGGTGCCGGTGATCCGCATTCGGCAACTCTCGGCACCGGCAGTCCAGGGGTGCTGCACGGCGCCATGACGCCGCTCCTGCAGGATGGCGACGGTCAGATTCTCGAGACACACTCGATCGCTCCCGGTCTCGACTACCCGGGGGTCGGCCCCGAGCATGCCCTCTTGCGTGATCTGGGCCGGGCGAGATACGAGTCGGTGACCGACGACGAGGCCGTCGATGCGCTGCACGAATGCAGCGCGGTGGAGGGGATTCTCCCCGCACTCGAGTCGGCGCACGCTCTCGCCGGCGCACGGCGGTGGGCAAGGGACCACCAGGGCGGGCGGATCGTCATCGGTCTCTCGGGACGCGGAGACAAGGATCTTCAACTTCTGACCGGGGAGGTTTCCCATGTCTGA
- the trpD gene encoding anthranilate phosphoribosyltransferase, translating into MRALVEKVLSGVDLTEHDARALLDHLTDPGLDSVLAAAALAGLRAKGETPDEVRAFALGLREIAIRPDIPAGVPAVDIVGTGGDGSGSLNLSTGSALVAAAAGVPVVKHGNRSISSRSGSADVLAALGMSIPWDANEAARVFEDTGFTFLFAPTYHPAMKSIAPVRRALGIRTIFNLVGPLANPATPPFAVIGAYSLGAARMLATTLSAMPIERAFVVNGESGWDEPTPMGPYHLFDVTPGSVISSVEDPADFGLRRCLPRDLAGGDPAFNAAALRRVLEGEDGPHRDALVLGASLALRVTGRDQDPLRALASASAGIDDGRALDLLARLGGTNHV; encoded by the coding sequence ATGAGAGCGCTCGTCGAGAAGGTCCTCTCTGGTGTCGACCTCACCGAGCACGACGCTCGTGCGTTGCTGGACCATCTGACCGACCCGGGTCTGGACTCGGTTCTGGCCGCGGCTGCTCTCGCCGGTCTTCGAGCCAAAGGCGAGACACCCGACGAGGTCAGGGCATTCGCCCTTGGGTTACGTGAGATTGCCATTCGTCCCGACATTCCTGCCGGCGTTCCGGCGGTCGACATCGTCGGGACGGGCGGCGACGGGTCGGGGAGCCTCAATCTCTCCACCGGCTCGGCCTTGGTAGCCGCGGCAGCAGGCGTGCCGGTGGTCAAACACGGGAACCGGTCGATCTCGAGCCGGAGCGGCAGTGCCGACGTGCTTGCTGCTCTCGGGATGAGTATTCCCTGGGACGCGAACGAGGCGGCACGCGTGTTCGAGGACACGGGGTTCACATTCCTCTTCGCTCCCACTTATCACCCGGCGATGAAATCCATCGCCCCGGTGCGGAGAGCTCTGGGGATCCGAACGATCTTCAACCTCGTCGGACCGCTGGCGAATCCGGCGACACCACCGTTCGCCGTGATCGGCGCCTACAGCCTCGGCGCCGCCCGGATGCTCGCCACAACCCTGTCCGCCATGCCGATCGAGCGGGCCTTCGTCGTGAACGGCGAATCGGGTTGGGACGAGCCCACCCCGATGGGGCCGTATCACCTGTTCGACGTGACCCCCGGCTCCGTCATCAGCTCGGTGGAAGATCCGGCCGACTTCGGACTCCGGCGATGCCTACCCCGGGACCTGGCAGGCGGCGACCCCGCATTCAATGCCGCTGCGCTCCGCCGGGTTCTCGAGGGGGAGGACGGACCCCACCGTGACGCCCTCGTTCTGGGCGCTTCGCTTGCCCTTCGTGTGACCGGGCGCGATCAGGATCCGCTTCGAGCACTGGCGAGTGCATCGGCCGGCATCGACGACGGCCGGGCGTTGGATCTTCTCGCCCGTCTCGGTGGGACGAACCATGTTTGA
- the aroF gene encoding 3-deoxy-7-phosphoheptulonate synthase: protein MIVVLEKNCSLKHKAGVVRFIERQGGRPLVTEIGEETHIGLIGGDALALTADLAEMPGVAEIRATAPPYPQVSREHHPEPSEIRIGDLRIGGDEVVVMAGPCSVESQDQLSIVGTAVARAGARMLRGGAFKPRSSPYSFQGLGEEGLVLLAQAREETGLPVITEVVAPEDVGLVARYADILQIGARNMQNFRLLSEVGAQARPVLLKRGISSTIEEFLLAAEYVVSAGNPRVVLCERGIRTFETTTRNTLDVSAVPVLKQRTHLPVIVDPSHAAGERSLVPHLARAAVAAGADGVIVEVHNDPDLALSDGKQSLTLEGFSSMMDELRRVAAAVDRYVSPPNETVIGPNTQHSLGRS from the coding sequence GTGATCGTTGTTCTGGAAAAGAACTGCTCACTGAAGCACAAGGCCGGGGTGGTCCGTTTCATCGAACGGCAAGGGGGGCGGCCGTTGGTGACCGAGATCGGTGAGGAGACCCACATCGGACTCATCGGTGGTGATGCGCTCGCGCTCACTGCGGATCTCGCCGAGATGCCCGGAGTGGCCGAGATCCGCGCCACGGCGCCGCCGTACCCGCAGGTCTCCAGAGAGCACCATCCTGAACCCTCCGAGATCAGGATCGGGGACCTGCGAATCGGCGGAGACGAGGTCGTGGTGATGGCAGGGCCATGTTCGGTTGAGAGCCAGGATCAGCTCTCCATCGTGGGCACGGCAGTGGCACGTGCCGGAGCCCGGATGCTCCGGGGAGGCGCTTTCAAGCCTCGCAGCTCGCCATACAGCTTCCAGGGTCTCGGTGAGGAAGGGCTGGTGCTGCTGGCCCAAGCCCGCGAGGAGACGGGCCTGCCGGTGATCACCGAAGTGGTTGCCCCAGAGGACGTGGGGCTGGTTGCCCGCTACGCCGATATCCTTCAGATCGGCGCCCGGAACATGCAGAACTTCAGGTTGCTCTCCGAGGTCGGTGCACAGGCGCGCCCGGTTCTTCTCAAGCGAGGTATTTCGTCGACCATCGAGGAGTTTCTCTTGGCGGCCGAGTATGTCGTATCGGCGGGAAATCCCAGAGTCGTCCTCTGCGAGCGGGGGATCAGGACGTTCGAGACGACCACGCGGAATACTCTCGATGTCAGCGCCGTGCCGGTCCTCAAGCAACGGACCCACCTTCCCGTGATCGTTGACCCCAGTCATGCGGCCGGGGAGCGGAGTCTCGTCCCGCATCTTGCCCGAGCGGCCGTGGCTGCGGGGGCGGACGGGGTCATCGTCGAAGTCCACAACGATCCGGACTTGGCGCTCAGTGATGGCAAGCAGAGTCTGACTCTGGAGGGGTTCTCCTCGATGATGGATGAGCTGCGGCGGGTCGCTGCGGCCGTGGATCGTTACGTCTCACCTCCAAACGAGACGGTGATCGGACCGAACACCCAGCATTCCCTCGGTCGATCCTGA